The proteins below come from a single Faecalibaculum rodentium genomic window:
- a CDS encoding CapA family protein, with the protein MKHKRTRLRMDRVLLLAGSVLLLLFLAVMAVRAVFFSDTGPRPTAAGQGLDSTRNQTGKTQRVSVTATGDILLEEPLLNTFGSGSWQDCLADIDPLLAADDLTIANMEVPIGGEELGITGIDYSFNAPARTAQNLKDHSIEFVSLANNHAADRGTQGILNTHRNLDEAGIGHTGTFGSQEERNQTNVVTVNGMDIAIVSWTYDTNQPYDQEWQVNSFYSPDSAQSQVLLEDVRRARQQADAVIVCMHWGTEFTYGLNDAQRILGPQIAQAGADVIIGNHPHTIQPAEWIETDGRKTLCLWSLGNFLSSAYQVDRADETFQDMYEVGALAAFDLVPGASGVRVENTRIIPIVNHFEGEYESFRLMKLKDYTEELAAAHSQRRFSDLFRKDWLVQQVHEVFDPSGIDLELD; encoded by the coding sequence ATGAAACACAAACGAACGAGACTCCGCATGGACCGGGTCCTTCTTCTTGCCGGATCCGTGCTGCTCCTTCTTTTCCTGGCTGTCATGGCCGTACGCGCGGTGTTCTTTTCCGATACCGGCCCGCGCCCGACTGCTGCCGGTCAGGGTTTGGACAGCACCCGGAACCAGACAGGGAAAACACAGCGTGTATCCGTGACTGCCACCGGCGACATTCTGCTGGAGGAACCGCTGCTGAACACCTTTGGCAGCGGAAGCTGGCAGGACTGTCTCGCTGACATCGATCCGCTGCTGGCCGCGGATGACCTGACGATTGCAAACATGGAGGTACCCATCGGCGGAGAGGAGCTGGGAATCACCGGCATCGATTACTCCTTCAACGCTCCGGCCCGGACGGCCCAGAACCTGAAGGACCACTCCATCGAGTTCGTGTCGCTGGCCAACAACCATGCGGCGGACCGCGGGACGCAGGGTATCCTGAACACCCACCGCAATCTGGATGAGGCGGGAATCGGTCACACCGGAACCTTTGGCTCCCAGGAGGAGCGGAATCAGACGAATGTGGTCACAGTCAATGGCATGGACATCGCCATTGTGAGCTGGACCTATGACACGAATCAGCCCTATGACCAGGAGTGGCAGGTGAACTCCTTTTATTCTCCCGACAGTGCCCAGTCGCAGGTGCTGCTGGAGGATGTCCGCCGGGCCCGCCAGCAGGCAGATGCGGTGATCGTGTGCATGCACTGGGGGACGGAGTTCACGTATGGCCTCAATGACGCCCAGAGGATCCTGGGGCCGCAGATCGCGCAGGCGGGGGCGGATGTCATCATCGGCAATCACCCGCATACGATACAGCCGGCGGAGTGGATCGAGACAGATGGACGGAAGACATTGTGTCTGTGGTCTCTGGGAAACTTCCTGTCTTCGGCGTATCAGGTGGACCGGGCGGACGAAACGTTCCAGGATATGTATGAGGTCGGTGCCCTGGCGGCTTTCGATCTCGTGCCGGGGGCATCGGGGGTACGGGTGGAAAACACCAGGATCATTCCCATTGTGAATCACTTCGAGGGTGAGTATGAGAGTTTCCGGCTGATGAAACTGAAGGACTATACGGAGGAGCTGGCAGCAGCCCACAGCCAGCGGCGGTTCTCAGATCTCTTCAGGAAGGACTGGCTCGTGCAGCAGGTCCATGAAGTGTTCGATCCCTCGGGCATCGACCTGGAGCTGGATTGA
- a CDS encoding glutamate-5-semialdehyde dehydrogenase produces the protein MTQTACYDKTEAGKETAGIAETVNAQTEKQSIQEMLEAMGQRAKEAGSWCAGLSTKEKNDLLLKAADRLEADAGRILAANDMDVKRAQENGMAAGLVDRLRLTPERIAGIASGIREVAALPDPIGRVESMEKRPNGLMIGRKRVPLGVVGVIYEARPNVTADVFALTFKTGNAVILKGGRDAAASNAAIVESLQSVLPKPAVVQLIEDNSREVTNAFMKLREYVDVLIPRGGKGLIQATVNNATIPVIETGTGNCHAYIDETADKDMAIAIVENAKTQRIGVCNALESLVVHRSRLPMLKELETVLDKHNVQIRADEASRPYFDHALAATEEDFGTEYLDYILSVKTVDSVEEAIRHINRYSTGHSETIVTKDYDNAQKFLDQVDSAAVYVNASTRFTDGNEFGFGAEIGISTQKLHARGPMGLEALTSSKFIIYGNGQVR, from the coding sequence ATGACACAGACAGCATGCTATGACAAAACAGAAGCCGGTAAGGAAACCGCCGGGATCGCAGAGACTGTGAACGCACAGACAGAGAAGCAGTCCATCCAGGAGATGCTGGAAGCCATGGGACAGCGGGCAAAGGAAGCCGGGTCCTGGTGTGCCGGGTTGTCCACAAAGGAAAAGAACGACCTGCTGCTGAAAGCAGCCGACAGGCTGGAGGCAGATGCGGGCAGGATCCTGGCTGCCAATGACATGGATGTGAAACGGGCGCAGGAAAACGGAATGGCAGCCGGTCTGGTGGACCGCCTGCGGCTGACTCCCGAACGGATCGCGGGCATTGCCTCCGGGATCCGGGAAGTCGCGGCTCTGCCTGATCCCATTGGCCGGGTGGAATCCATGGAAAAGCGTCCCAACGGGCTGATGATCGGCCGCAAACGGGTTCCTCTGGGCGTCGTGGGTGTGATCTATGAAGCCCGTCCCAATGTGACAGCCGATGTGTTCGCCCTGACCTTCAAGACCGGCAATGCAGTGATCCTGAAAGGCGGACGGGACGCGGCTGCTTCCAATGCAGCCATTGTGGAAAGTCTGCAGTCAGTGCTGCCGAAACCTGCTGTCGTGCAGCTCATTGAAGACAATTCCCGGGAGGTCACGAATGCCTTCATGAAACTCAGAGAGTACGTGGATGTACTGATTCCCCGCGGCGGCAAGGGGCTGATCCAGGCAACCGTGAACAACGCCACGATTCCGGTGATCGAAACCGGAACCGGCAACTGCCATGCGTATATCGATGAAACGGCGGACAAGGACATGGCCATTGCCATTGTCGAAAACGCAAAAACCCAGCGCATTGGGGTCTGCAACGCGCTGGAAAGCCTTGTGGTCCACCGCAGCCGGCTGCCGATGCTCAAAGAACTGGAAACCGTCCTGGATAAGCACAATGTGCAGATCCGGGCAGATGAGGCTTCCCGGCCGTATTTTGATCATGCTCTGGCAGCGACTGAGGAGGATTTCGGGACGGAGTACCTGGACTATATTCTGAGTGTGAAGACCGTGGACAGCGTGGAGGAAGCCATCCGGCACATCAACCGGTACTCCACCGGACACTCGGAAACCATTGTCACGAAGGATTACGACAATGCACAGAAATTCCTGGACCAGGTGGACAGCGCCGCGGTTTACGTCAACGCCAGCACCCGGTTCACCGACGGCAACGAATTCGGGTTCGGGGCGGAAATCGGGATTTCCACGCAGAAACTCCATGCCAGAGGCCCCATGGGTCTGGAGGCACTGACGTCGAGCAAATTCATCATTTACGGAAACGGCCAGGTCCGCTGA
- a CDS encoding DNA-deoxyinosine glycosylase, producing the protein MSETVIHPFEPVFDADSKILILGSLPSVKSRENRFYYGHPQNRFWKVLSAVFDAPVPQTVEEKKSFLLAHHVAVWDVISQCSITGSSDASIRDVVPADLEPVLKDSGITQIFCNGQTALKYYRKYQEKQTGIKAAVLPSTSPANAAWNLARLTEKWKEILVPMEDKPGQPAEIQQDFPI; encoded by the coding sequence ATGTCTGAAACCGTCATTCATCCCTTCGAACCGGTTTTCGATGCAGATTCGAAAATCCTGATCCTCGGCAGCCTGCCTTCCGTGAAAAGCCGGGAGAACCGGTTTTATTACGGCCATCCGCAAAATCGGTTCTGGAAAGTCCTGTCCGCTGTCTTCGATGCCCCCGTACCGCAGACTGTGGAAGAAAAGAAGTCCTTCCTGCTGGCGCATCATGTGGCGGTCTGGGACGTGATCAGCCAGTGCAGCATTACCGGTTCCTCGGATGCCTCGATCCGCGACGTTGTCCCCGCTGACCTGGAACCGGTGCTGAAGGATTCCGGCATCACGCAGATCTTCTGCAACGGCCAGACCGCCCTGAAGTATTACCGGAAGTATCAGGAAAAGCAGACCGGCATCAAAGCAGCTGTCCTGCCCAGCACCAGTCCCGCCAATGCAGCCTGGAATCTTGCCAGGCTGACCGAAAAATGGAAGGAAATTCTGGTGCCGATGGAAGACAAGCCGGGGCAGCCAGCTGAAATACAGCAGGATTTCCCGATATGA
- the proB gene encoding glutamate 5-kinase, translating to MKSYLKPGSRIVVKVGSSSLRHGATGRLDLYKLEVLVRQLANLRNAGLDVVLVSSGAMMAGRTALGIDSLRTLSQKQAAASVGQARLMMIYSKLFSEYNTVASQVLMTKNTVADPEHKQNARNTFEELLAMGVIPIVNENDTVSTYEIQFGDNDTLSAVVSELVQADLLVLLSDIDGLFTSDPNTDPEAKLVREVLEVDESLLGMAGDSASDVGTGGMRTKLQAARMAMDAGTDMMIANGRDFRVIHDLVSGKGTGTWFRAPEENRRKRDSSIERECRG from the coding sequence ATGAAATCGTATTTGAAGCCAGGCAGCCGGATCGTGGTGAAAGTGGGGTCCTCTTCCCTGCGGCACGGGGCAACCGGGCGGCTGGATTTATACAAACTGGAGGTGCTGGTCAGACAGCTGGCGAATCTGCGGAACGCGGGACTGGATGTGGTGCTGGTTTCCAGCGGTGCCATGATGGCGGGACGGACAGCACTGGGGATCGATTCCCTGCGGACACTGTCGCAGAAACAGGCCGCGGCCAGTGTGGGCCAGGCCCGGCTGATGATGATCTACTCCAAGCTCTTTTCGGAGTACAACACTGTGGCCAGCCAGGTGCTGATGACAAAAAACACCGTGGCGGATCCCGAGCACAAGCAGAACGCCCGCAACACCTTTGAAGAGCTCCTGGCCATGGGTGTGATCCCGATTGTGAATGAAAACGACACAGTCAGCACCTATGAAATCCAGTTTGGCGACAACGACACACTTTCGGCTGTGGTCAGCGAACTGGTGCAGGCAGACCTGCTGGTGCTGCTGTCGGATATTGACGGGTTGTTCACCAGCGACCCGAACACGGATCCCGAAGCCAAGCTGGTCCGGGAAGTGCTGGAAGTGGATGAATCCCTGCTGGGTATGGCCGGGGATTCCGCATCGGATGTGGGCACTGGCGGCATGCGGACCAAGCTGCAGGCTGCCAGGATGGCCATGGATGCGGGCACAGACATGATGATTGCCAATGGCCGGGATTTCCGGGTGATCCATGATCTGGTATCCGGTAAAGGGACCGGAACCTGGTTCAGGGCGCCGGAGGAAAACCGGCGGAAAAGAGACAGCAGCATAGAAAGGGAGTGCAGAGGATGA
- a CDS encoding ATP-binding cassette domain-containing protein, whose product MLELRNLTIQLDREDRYLVKDLTLSLAAGEKAVLMGEEGNGKSTLLKAILHQAGWCTVTGDIRLEGPVGYLPQFPAVEGTLAALFGSLPVWDHVEVLASLGIEYDSLFSTQLFSTLSGGEKVRYFLLSLLMQDPDILLLDEPGNDLDIDTLEWLEQFLVLCPQTVLFVSHDETLIERVHPTILHLEQLHRKSIPRLTRSSLSWPDYIRQRQQSMDHQDQVAAGQRRDHEAKMARWRRIHDAIEHRQNTATRQDPRKAAALKRKLKSVNAAGRRYEKERASFQEFSDAEEAILTRFDPGIQVPAGKNILEWQGSVVAGSQILCQKVFLSVKGPGILGITGHNGAGKSTLLRQLHSILKERPDLRVGYMPQDYREILDLSVSAADFLKDWPEARTRLGSMRFTSGEMNSAMGSLSGGQQAKILFLKMVLDKCNVLLLDEPTRNFSPLSAPVIRQALKDFGGRIILVSHDRKLLQICDEVLELTPDGLIPDRRFAQD is encoded by the coding sequence ATGCTCGAACTCAGAAACCTGACCATACAGCTCGACCGGGAGGACCGGTATCTTGTGAAAGACCTGACTCTGTCCCTGGCAGCGGGGGAAAAGGCCGTCCTGATGGGAGAGGAAGGCAACGGAAAATCCACGCTCCTGAAGGCCATCCTCCACCAGGCCGGCTGGTGCACCGTCACCGGAGACATCCGGCTGGAGGGACCTGTGGGATACCTTCCGCAGTTTCCCGCCGTTGAGGGGACCCTGGCTGCTCTCTTCGGAAGCCTGCCCGTCTGGGATCATGTGGAGGTCCTGGCAAGCCTTGGCATTGAATATGACAGTCTGTTCTCCACACAGCTTTTTTCCACGCTCTCGGGCGGAGAGAAAGTCCGGTATTTCCTGCTGTCTCTGCTTATGCAGGACCCGGACATCCTGCTGCTGGATGAACCCGGCAATGACCTGGACATCGACACCCTGGAATGGCTGGAGCAGTTCCTGGTTCTGTGTCCGCAGACTGTCCTCTTTGTTTCCCACGACGAAACCCTGATCGAGCGTGTCCATCCCACGATCCTGCACCTCGAGCAGCTGCACCGGAAATCCATTCCGCGCCTCACCCGCTCCTCTCTTTCCTGGCCGGATTACATCCGGCAGCGGCAGCAGTCCATGGACCACCAGGACCAGGTCGCTGCGGGACAGAGACGGGATCATGAGGCGAAAATGGCGCGATGGCGCCGTATTCACGATGCCATCGAACACCGGCAGAATACAGCCACCCGCCAGGATCCCCGCAAGGCGGCGGCCCTGAAACGCAAGCTGAAGTCCGTCAATGCAGCAGGGCGGCGGTATGAAAAGGAACGGGCATCCTTCCAGGAGTTTTCCGATGCGGAAGAAGCCATACTCACCCGGTTCGACCCCGGCATCCAGGTCCCAGCAGGAAAAAACATCCTGGAATGGCAGGGATCCGTCGTTGCAGGAAGCCAGATCCTGTGTCAAAAGGTCTTCCTTTCTGTGAAAGGCCCCGGAATTCTGGGCATTACCGGCCACAACGGGGCGGGAAAATCCACCCTGCTCAGACAGCTGCATTCCATTCTGAAAGAACGCCCGGACCTGAGGGTGGGATATATGCCCCAGGACTACCGGGAAATCCTGGATCTGTCAGTCAGTGCCGCTGACTTTCTGAAAGACTGGCCCGAAGCCCGTACCCGCCTGGGATCCATGCGGTTCACCTCCGGGGAAATGAATTCTGCCATGGGCAGTCTGTCCGGCGGCCAGCAGGCCAAGATCCTGTTTCTGAAAATGGTGCTGGACAAATGCAATGTCCTGCTGCTGGATGAACCTACCCGCAATTTCTCTCCACTGTCAGCTCCGGTGATCCGTCAGGCGCTGAAGGACTTCGGCGGCCGGATCATTCTGGTCAGTCATGACCGGAAACTGCTTCAGATCTGCGATGAAGTGCTGGAACTCACACCGGATGGCCTGATTCCGGACCGACGCTTTGCGCAGGACTGA